The Allorhodopirellula heiligendammensis genome includes a window with the following:
- a CDS encoding serine/threonine-protein kinase — MESSSAIRPDGSTVHRPAPSGDVLPEQNENFDVVAAEQLESADTVIRQDPLRGSSRLEPSPAASGLGGSSRSRAEGSGSGSLRGPTHHTPASLTRELQGQRLNHFELLEQIGGGGMGAVFRAVDDRLGRTVAVKVVPFAEGDPDLQRRFRNEAQSAAKLDHPLIARVFEVGNDGPWYYIVFEYIDGRNIRDIVTQNGPLSLDDAVFYTAQVAEAIGHASRRGIVHRDIKPSNVVVTEESSIKLVDMGLARSENFDTSEDMTASGVTLGTFDYISPEQAHDPRLADIRSDLYSLGCTFYYMLTGSPPFPGGTMLQKLLNHGNAAIPDIREHRDDASDDLAAILRKMLAKKPEQRYQNSQLLIADLRELALRENLRRSRGVDVVTVAEQNPFVWRLLRHLPWVVAAVVLVSSALALEVLSSQQRREFSSQVAATVSDSAFESLPVNASTANPRVIQRPGGPPLFPSEPNRSAPFPAAESSSARPGTNSAPTSPRDGVLPENSAASNRSLPSGSPTVLVPDSSEFDNPNPSEVIARAANLTEIHSRTGLDALRSASPGSAFPMVAAGAATGQAIAEQRFSPTFNPGPVAPASAASSLQSDVAVATNPSPPRASVDPQSLNRFPSDPPSLRNFPLPIGSGVSDESGDTFSIPPRIPSFAGMGNQNREGDTTAMTGGLSSVTGDALEMGRTTIVNPPHQIRIVAADSLSMLSRQVEIDGVALATTLQEALDLAQRHHVERIEIDTPMLASKPVVIAEDDLVISSSVPGGTAIVFTSNTEVDMQRSDMLTIGSNRLELVDIHLYWTVPASETDGGAMLALNDNRRVRLTDSSITVDNPSRRDDIHAFNVVTDPESTSAKEIDGGRAGNTLAESMPLVSLELYNVIIRGQISMLRMDVAAELQLLWENGLLAVSRRMIETGGSIYRPQPKSGSIRLSLQRLTAYIPRGLLLMRLGVSTPYPVSIERQAEESVFVIDRGVPQIEITGISRDDRDQSWLRIRGASNAYETDTTLSDPLLLIRDETGQTATTTMNALADIANSPSWADDETPRWVVRWSEPLPDAVPVSHLIPADFRQDGSLFAGFREKNLPKLPMQRTFQVPDLDLRVDESD; from the coding sequence ATGGAATCCTCGTCTGCAATCCGACCTGATGGCTCGACGGTGCATCGCCCCGCACCGAGTGGGGACGTTCTGCCTGAACAGAACGAGAACTTTGACGTCGTTGCGGCGGAACAACTCGAGTCTGCCGACACCGTCATCCGGCAAGATCCGCTGCGGGGGTCCTCCCGTCTCGAGCCCTCCCCCGCCGCTAGTGGCCTCGGCGGGTCAAGCCGATCGCGTGCTGAAGGCTCCGGAAGCGGTTCCTTGCGAGGACCGACTCATCATACGCCAGCATCCTTGACGCGGGAGCTGCAGGGTCAGCGACTGAATCATTTCGAGCTGCTCGAACAGATTGGTGGTGGCGGCATGGGGGCAGTGTTCCGCGCCGTCGATGACCGCTTGGGACGTACCGTCGCGGTCAAAGTCGTACCGTTTGCCGAAGGTGATCCCGATCTGCAGCGGCGATTCCGCAACGAGGCCCAGAGCGCGGCGAAACTGGATCATCCGCTAATCGCACGCGTGTTCGAGGTCGGCAACGACGGGCCGTGGTACTACATCGTCTTCGAATATATCGACGGCCGGAATATTCGCGACATCGTGACGCAGAACGGGCCGTTGTCGCTCGATGACGCCGTTTTCTACACAGCTCAGGTGGCCGAAGCGATTGGCCACGCCTCCCGTCGTGGGATCGTTCATCGCGACATCAAACCCTCCAACGTCGTGGTGACCGAGGAGAGCTCGATCAAACTCGTCGACATGGGCCTGGCTCGGTCGGAGAACTTTGATACCAGCGAAGACATGACGGCCAGCGGTGTGACGCTGGGCACGTTTGACTACATCTCGCCGGAGCAAGCCCACGACCCCCGACTGGCAGACATTCGCAGCGATTTGTACTCGCTCGGTTGCACGTTCTATTACATGCTGACGGGATCGCCACCGTTTCCCGGTGGAACGATGCTGCAAAAGCTACTCAATCACGGCAACGCGGCTATCCCGGATATTCGTGAACATCGTGACGACGCGAGCGATGACTTAGCAGCGATCCTGCGCAAGATGCTGGCCAAGAAACCTGAGCAGCGATACCAGAACTCCCAGTTACTCATCGCAGACCTGCGAGAATTAGCATTACGAGAAAACCTTCGCCGCAGCCGCGGTGTGGATGTCGTTACGGTTGCGGAGCAGAACCCGTTTGTGTGGCGATTGCTGCGACATCTACCGTGGGTGGTTGCGGCCGTTGTGCTGGTCAGCAGTGCTCTCGCGTTAGAAGTGCTCTCGTCTCAGCAGCGACGTGAATTCAGTTCACAAGTCGCCGCCACCGTGTCCGACTCCGCGTTTGAGTCTCTCCCAGTCAATGCTTCCACAGCGAACCCCCGCGTCATCCAACGCCCCGGCGGCCCACCTCTGTTCCCCTCGGAACCAAATCGCTCGGCACCATTCCCGGCGGCAGAATCGTCGTCGGCTAGGCCGGGGACGAACTCCGCTCCCACATCTCCCCGCGACGGAGTCTTGCCTGAAAACTCGGCCGCGTCGAATCGCAGTTTGCCCTCGGGCTCTCCCACGGTGCTGGTCCCGGATTCGTCAGAGTTCGACAATCCGAACCCCAGTGAGGTGATCGCACGAGCAGCGAACTTAACTGAAATTCATTCGCGGACCGGTTTAGATGCCCTGCGCAGCGCGTCACCAGGTTCGGCCTTCCCCATGGTGGCTGCTGGTGCGGCGACCGGGCAAGCGATCGCGGAACAACGCTTCTCGCCGACCTTCAATCCCGGCCCCGTGGCTCCTGCAAGTGCCGCGAGTTCGCTGCAGAGTGACGTCGCGGTGGCTACCAATCCCTCGCCCCCGCGGGCGAGTGTCGACCCGCAGAGCCTCAATCGCTTTCCCAGTGACCCGCCGAGCCTGCGAAACTTTCCGCTGCCCATCGGTTCGGGAGTCAGCGATGAGTCAGGAGACACCTTTTCTATCCCACCGCGGATTCCGTCTTTCGCAGGCATGGGAAATCAAAACCGCGAAGGTGATACGACTGCGATGACGGGCGGCCTCTCCTCGGTCACTGGTGACGCTCTGGAAATGGGACGGACCACGATCGTCAATCCACCGCACCAAATCCGGATCGTCGCGGCGGACTCCCTATCGATGCTATCACGCCAAGTGGAAATCGATGGTGTGGCGTTAGCGACTACGCTACAAGAGGCATTGGATTTGGCGCAGCGACATCACGTCGAGAGGATTGAAATTGATACACCGATGCTGGCCAGCAAGCCCGTCGTGATCGCCGAGGACGATCTGGTAATCTCATCATCGGTACCTGGCGGGACCGCGATCGTCTTCACTTCCAACACTGAAGTCGACATGCAGCGCAGCGACATGTTGACCATTGGGTCGAACCGTCTCGAATTGGTTGATATCCATCTGTACTGGACTGTCCCCGCGAGCGAGACCGATGGCGGTGCCATGTTGGCCCTCAACGACAATCGTCGAGTTCGATTGACTGATAGTTCGATCACGGTAGATAACCCCTCACGCCGAGACGATATCCATGCATTTAATGTAGTGACCGATCCCGAGTCCACGTCGGCCAAAGAAATCGATGGTGGCCGCGCTGGCAACACTCTGGCGGAATCCATGCCGCTGGTGTCCCTGGAGCTTTACAACGTGATCATCCGTGGCCAGATATCGATGCTACGCATGGATGTGGCCGCTGAATTGCAATTATTGTGGGAAAATGGATTGTTGGCCGTTTCCCGCCGCATGATTGAAACTGGCGGCTCGATTTACCGCCCCCAACCTAAGTCCGGTTCGATTCGATTGTCCTTGCAGCGACTCACCGCCTACATTCCGCGAGGCTTGCTCTTGATGCGATTGGGCGTCAGCACGCCCTACCCGGTCTCGATTGAAAGGCAAGCCGAAGAGAGTGTGTTTGTCATTGACCGGGGCGTTCCTCAAATTGAGATTACAGGCATTTCACGCGACGACCGCGACCAATCATGGCTCCGCATCCGCGGCGCGTCAAACGCCTACGAGACCGATACCACGCTCAGCGATCCCTTGCTGCTGATCCGCGATGAAACCGGACAAACTGCGACGACGACCATGAACGCGCTGGCGGACATTGCAAACTCACCCAGCTGGGCAGACGATGAGACCCCACGGTGGGTGGTCCGCTGGTCCGAACCGCTGCCCGATGCGGTCCCGGTCAGTCACCTGATCCCTGCGGATTTTCGCCAAGATGGTTCATTATTTGCAGGATTTCGTGAAAAGAACCTGCCAAAACTGCCGATGCAGCGAACATTCCAGGTGCCCGATCTGGATTTGCGTGTTGACGAGTCCGATTAG
- a CDS encoding FAD-dependent monooxygenase, with protein METLTTTCCIVGGGPAGVFLGYLLARSGVDVIVLEKHADFLRDFRGDTVHPSTFALLDELGLLDEMLAITEFRADELKVNINGRSYVGPTLKHLKTKCPFIGFVPQWDFLNLISRRARQFPCFDLRMSTKGTDLLRENGRVTGVRWLLPSLAPLLRRMAGYWIGIGFQPEHIATSRYRSQGAADASN; from the coding sequence ATGGAAACGCTTACCACCACATGCTGCATTGTGGGCGGCGGGCCCGCAGGGGTTTTTCTGGGCTATTTACTCGCACGCAGCGGTGTCGATGTCATCGTACTCGAAAAACATGCTGACTTCTTGCGAGACTTTCGCGGCGACACAGTGCACCCTTCCACCTTTGCGCTGCTCGATGAACTTGGGTTGCTCGATGAGATGTTAGCGATTACCGAGTTTCGTGCCGATGAATTGAAAGTAAATATTAACGGTCGTTCCTATGTCGGCCCGACGCTGAAGCACCTAAAAACTAAGTGCCCTTTCATCGGGTTTGTCCCCCAATGGGATTTTCTGAACCTGATCTCCAGGCGTGCTCGGCAGTTCCCCTGCTTTGATTTGCGGATGAGTACGAAGGGTACCGATCTGTTGCGTGAGAACGGTCGGGTTACGGGCGTCCGTTGGCTGCTGCCATCGTTGGCACCCCTCTTGCGGAGAATGGCGGGATATTGGATAGGTATTGGGTTCCAGCCAGAGCACATCGCGACATCCCGGTACCGCTCGCAGGGAGCAGCAGATGCTAGCAATTGA
- a CDS encoding AMP-binding protein: MNTFYTVLIIFAVLFAILGFIAWKFPRRFVRAIFRPLLEIFYRGRTVGLENLPAEGGVMIVSNHVSWIDGILILWLLPRNVRFVVDGGNFHSALAKYLSGAFDTILMMGGPKAIGRALRSAREGLNNGDVVGIFAEGTITRTGQLQAFKPGMTKILQKTNAQVVPVYLEGIWGSIFSFSGGRFFKKWPTQFRRTITLYVGEPLPPETPISTIRTRVQTLGSKAQIDNRQQFPVLAQRVLRCWRRRGSRMQAADSLGVEAGGRTLLIRTLALRRCLRREVFAADEKFVGVLLPPSVGAVAVNVALAVDRRISANLNYTVSSDVMNHCIRSTGVKHVLTSDRFMEKLDLNLDAEIVSLDDLKKKVSMTDKAIAFLQATIVPAWLLDRMLGLHKVTSDDLLTVIFTSGSTGMPKGVLLSNANVSHNVDAVGRAVRLDQADTIIGILPFFHSFGYAVTLWAAQTLGPAGVYHFNPLDAKQIGKLVQKYKATVLLATPTFLRGYLKRVPPEQFQSLDVVVVGAEKMPMDLFDDFEQRFGVRPVEGYGMTEMSPLVSVNIPISRSMAKYQPDRVEGSVGRPLPGISAKIISPDDASELSTGEDGLLLVTGPNVMRGYAGQDDLTKKALVDGWYSTGDIAHIDADGFLHITGRLSRFSKIGGEMVPHVKVEEEVGKLLKEGEDDDQLRACVTAVPDEKKGERLIVLYTKTAKSVDEIRTGLRAAGLANLFIPGNEGFIEVNEVPLLGTGKLDLKAVKDLALERTSKAN, from the coding sequence TTGAATACATTTTATACCGTCCTGATTATCTTCGCGGTCCTGTTTGCGATCCTCGGTTTTATCGCGTGGAAATTCCCGCGGCGATTCGTGCGTGCCATTTTTCGCCCGCTGCTGGAGATATTTTATCGCGGTCGCACAGTGGGACTGGAGAATTTACCAGCCGAGGGCGGCGTGATGATCGTTAGCAACCATGTTTCCTGGATCGATGGAATCTTGATTTTATGGCTGCTGCCACGGAACGTTCGTTTCGTCGTCGATGGAGGTAATTTTCACTCCGCCCTGGCGAAGTACCTGTCGGGTGCCTTTGATACGATTCTCATGATGGGCGGGCCCAAAGCGATCGGCCGCGCTCTGCGAAGTGCCCGTGAGGGACTCAACAATGGAGACGTGGTCGGTATTTTTGCGGAAGGCACGATCACGCGGACCGGCCAATTGCAAGCCTTCAAGCCGGGGATGACCAAGATTCTGCAGAAGACGAATGCGCAAGTCGTGCCGGTGTACCTCGAAGGCATCTGGGGAAGCATTTTTAGTTTTTCGGGCGGTCGTTTTTTTAAGAAATGGCCGACTCAATTTCGTCGCACGATCACGTTGTACGTGGGGGAACCACTGCCGCCGGAAACTCCAATCTCGACAATTCGCACCCGTGTGCAAACCCTCGGCTCGAAGGCTCAGATTGATAATCGTCAGCAATTTCCGGTGTTGGCTCAGCGAGTCCTGCGATGCTGGCGTCGACGTGGCAGTCGGATGCAGGCAGCGGACTCGTTGGGCGTGGAAGCGGGCGGACGCACGCTGTTGATCCGCACGTTGGCTTTACGTCGTTGCCTACGGCGGGAAGTTTTCGCTGCCGACGAAAAGTTCGTTGGCGTTCTGTTGCCACCGAGCGTGGGTGCCGTTGCTGTCAACGTTGCTTTAGCGGTGGATCGACGCATCAGTGCGAATCTGAATTACACCGTTAGCAGTGACGTGATGAATCACTGTATTCGGTCGACGGGCGTCAAGCATGTCCTGACGAGCGATCGGTTCATGGAGAAGCTCGATCTGAATCTGGACGCGGAGATCGTCTCGCTCGACGATCTTAAGAAAAAGGTTTCCATGACGGACAAGGCGATCGCGTTTTTGCAAGCGACAATCGTGCCGGCATGGCTGCTCGATCGCATGCTTGGACTGCACAAGGTTACCAGTGACGATCTGCTCACCGTGATCTTTACCAGCGGTTCGACGGGGATGCCCAAAGGCGTGTTGCTGTCTAACGCCAATGTCAGCCATAACGTCGATGCCGTGGGCCGTGCTGTACGCCTCGACCAAGCAGACACGATCATCGGGATTCTGCCGTTTTTTCATTCCTTCGGTTATGCCGTCACGCTATGGGCGGCGCAGACGCTCGGTCCCGCGGGCGTGTACCATTTCAATCCGCTTGATGCGAAGCAGATCGGCAAGCTCGTCCAGAAGTACAAGGCAACGGTGCTGTTGGCGACCCCAACGTTTTTACGCGGGTATCTGAAACGCGTGCCGCCGGAGCAGTTCCAATCGCTCGATGTGGTAGTCGTTGGTGCGGAAAAGATGCCGATGGATTTGTTTGATGATTTCGAGCAGAGGTTCGGGGTGCGGCCCGTTGAAGGGTATGGCATGACGGAGATGAGCCCCTTGGTCAGTGTCAACATCCCGATATCCCGATCCATGGCCAAGTACCAACCCGATCGTGTTGAGGGCAGCGTGGGTAGACCGCTACCTGGCATTTCAGCCAAAATCATTTCGCCCGACGATGCCAGTGAGCTTTCGACCGGTGAGGACGGATTACTGCTGGTTACCGGGCCCAATGTGATGCGTGGCTACGCCGGCCAGGACGACCTCACGAAGAAAGCCTTGGTTGACGGTTGGTACAGCACTGGCGACATCGCCCACATTGATGCCGATGGGTTTTTGCATATCACCGGCCGCCTGAGTCGATTCTCCAAAATCGGTGGTGAGATGGTGCCGCATGTCAAAGTCGAAGAGGAGGTTGGCAAGCTACTCAAAGAGGGCGAGGATGACGATCAGTTACGTGCCTGCGTGACAGCGGTGCCGGACGAGAAAAAGGGTGAGCGGCTGATTGTGTTGTACACAAAGACGGCAAAGTCGGTTGATGAAATCCGTACGGGGCTGCGGGCAGCGGGGCTCGCGAACCTGTTCATCCCCGGCAACGAGGGATTTATTGAAGTCAATGAGGTGCCGCTATTAGGCACTGGCAAACTGGATCTCAAAGCCGTCAAAGACCTTGCTTTGGAAAGAACATCCAAAGCCAATTAG
- a CDS encoding alkaline phosphatase D family protein: protein MKLLHRSVFGCLALLLTYSPVLAQQNRPRGNQRADLSIPDVEKQDLICFALYTVHDHTLKLTAQLYPLSASDPKLVRLEIEKDGQWTQVAQTNVIEPGWTAPFRVENWDDSTSARYRVAHGTEAFYEGTIRKNPTDKDEIVVAGFTGNSIQPAHGGDISRQDLIDNVKKVDADILFFSGDQVYDHNRHLAAWLKFGRDFGDIIKDRPTICLPDDHDAGQPNLWGESGKISTLSGAADGGYSKPAAYVKEVERAQTSHLPDPVDPRKVGQGIGVYFTNLNWGNIDFAILEDRKFKTGPAGRVPKQGPRPDHIRNPDYDPASVDVPGAILLGDRQLKFIDEWAQDWQDADMKVVLSQTIFCGGAHIHGDANGRLHADMDSNGWPQTGRNRALAGLRKAFAFHLAGDQHLATLFHHGIDEYRDAIWSFCVPSIANLYLRWWEPREPGANREPGAPDYTGDQLDGFANKITNYAAANPDKRPAGKLLNTRAAGFGIVRFNTKKREIEMECWPRNVDVTDPAAQQYPGWPRTISQFDNYNPPSWGKLGELTFDVEAPVVQLIDAASNEVLYTVRVPGKTFTPGAPQGKSFIVKAGKETPNIVVSKQAKVGGDPITVSLD, encoded by the coding sequence ATGAAGTTACTCCATCGCAGCGTTTTCGGCTGCCTGGCTTTGTTATTGACCTATAGTCCTGTCCTTGCTCAGCAGAATCGACCGCGAGGTAATCAGCGTGCCGATCTGAGTATCCCCGATGTCGAGAAGCAGGACCTCATTTGCTTCGCACTCTACACCGTCCACGATCACACGCTCAAACTCACCGCCCAGCTGTACCCGCTATCGGCCAGTGATCCGAAGCTGGTCCGGTTGGAGATTGAGAAAGACGGACAGTGGACCCAGGTGGCCCAAACGAATGTGATCGAACCGGGCTGGACGGCACCCTTCCGAGTCGAAAACTGGGATGATTCAACATCCGCGCGTTATCGCGTTGCCCACGGCACCGAAGCGTTCTACGAGGGCACCATTCGCAAAAATCCCACTGACAAAGATGAGATTGTCGTCGCGGGTTTTACTGGCAATTCGATCCAGCCCGCCCATGGTGGCGACATCTCTCGTCAAGACCTCATCGACAACGTTAAGAAAGTCGATGCCGACATCCTGTTTTTCTCGGGAGACCAGGTCTACGACCATAATCGACATCTCGCCGCATGGCTCAAATTTGGTCGCGATTTTGGTGACATCATTAAAGATCGTCCCACCATCTGCTTGCCCGACGACCACGACGCTGGCCAACCAAACCTGTGGGGTGAATCCGGTAAGATCTCGACCCTCAGCGGTGCCGCCGATGGCGGATACTCAAAGCCTGCCGCCTATGTCAAAGAGGTCGAACGAGCCCAAACCAGCCATCTTCCCGATCCGGTGGATCCACGCAAAGTCGGACAGGGCATTGGTGTCTACTTCACGAATTTGAATTGGGGAAACATCGATTTCGCGATCCTGGAAGACCGCAAGTTCAAGACCGGTCCGGCAGGTAGAGTACCTAAGCAAGGTCCTCGCCCAGACCATATTCGTAACCCAGATTATGATCCCGCCAGTGTGGATGTTCCGGGGGCGATCCTGCTGGGCGATCGCCAACTGAAGTTCATTGACGAATGGGCACAGGATTGGCAGGATGCGGATATGAAAGTTGTTCTGTCGCAAACCATCTTCTGTGGTGGCGCCCACATCCACGGCGATGCCAATGGGCGTCTTCACGCCGACATGGATTCCAATGGCTGGCCCCAAACCGGCCGCAATCGTGCCCTCGCCGGGCTCCGCAAGGCATTCGCATTTCACCTCGCCGGCGACCAGCACCTAGCGACACTCTTTCATCACGGTATCGACGAGTACCGCGACGCCATTTGGTCGTTTTGCGTACCCTCCATTGCGAATCTGTACCTGCGTTGGTGGGAGCCGCGCGAACCAGGTGCTAACCGCGAACCCGGCGCCCCTGACTACACCGGTGATCAACTCGACGGTTTTGCGAACAAAATCACCAACTATGCTGCTGCCAATCCAGACAAGAGACCGGCGGGCAAGCTCCTCAATACTCGCGCCGCTGGATTCGGTATCGTGCGGTTCAATACGAAGAAACGCGAAATTGAAATGGAATGTTGGCCGCGAAATGTCGATGTGACCGACCCCGCTGCGCAACAGTATCCCGGATGGCCGCGAACGATCTCACAATTCGACAACTACAATCCGCCAAGCTGGGGAAAGTTGGGAGAATTAACCTTTGACGTGGAAGCCCCCGTCGTGCAGTTGATCGATGCGGCCAGCAACGAGGTGCTGTACACCGTCCGCGTCCCAGGCAAAACCTTCACCCCAGGTGCTCCTCAAGGAAAGAGCTTCATTGTCAAAGCCGGCAAGGAAACACCCAACATCGTCGTTTCTAAGCAAGCCAAAGTGGGCGGCGACCCGATAACGGTGTCCTTGGACTGA
- a CDS encoding YceH family protein: MSDDTASGAKPPAKPISAIARRCLGVLIEKAKTTPDSYPLSLAAIVTGSNQKSNRDPQMNISEGDALLALDELREAGAVREIQGSGRVTKYRHAAYEWFDCDSPGASIMTELMLRGPQTVGEIRTRASRMHPFVDLTATQAELDALVEKELVFAITPPGRGQTFAHTLYTPTERQHLAAKIEKQSGATPSTAAPSSAPASAANESRIDKIQQRLEDVVTRLESLEQKLADWEK; encoded by the coding sequence ATGAGCGATGACACAGCCTCCGGCGCCAAACCACCTGCAAAACCAATTTCCGCAATCGCTCGTCGCTGTCTCGGCGTGCTGATTGAAAAGGCCAAGACGACCCCTGATTCCTATCCGCTCAGTCTGGCGGCGATCGTCACTGGCAGCAACCAGAAATCCAATCGTGATCCCCAGATGAACATCAGCGAGGGCGACGCACTTCTCGCTCTGGACGAGCTGCGCGAAGCTGGCGCGGTTCGAGAAATTCAGGGTAGCGGCCGGGTGACAAAGTATCGCCATGCTGCCTACGAATGGTTTGACTGTGATAGCCCAGGGGCATCCATCATGACTGAGTTGATGCTTCGCGGACCACAAACGGTGGGTGAGATTCGCACTCGCGCCTCACGCATGCATCCCTTCGTAGACCTGACCGCCACTCAGGCAGAACTAGATGCACTTGTCGAAAAAGAGCTGGTGTTCGCGATCACGCCGCCGGGCCGAGGTCAAACATTTGCACACACACTCTACACCCCGACCGAACGACAACACCTGGCGGCAAAGATCGAAAAGCAGTCCGGTGCAACCCCGTCGACGGCGGCACCATCTTCTGCACCGGCGTCCGCGGCCAACGAGAGTCGCATCGACAAAATTCAGCAACGACTTGAAGACGTTGTGACACGACTGGAATCGCTCGAGCAAAAACTTGCCGACTGGGAGAAGTGA
- a CDS encoding rhomboid family intramembrane serine protease — protein MQAIVFQSRHRAASQEICMVLESVGIASELARTELGWGVVVSNDDLAAANAEVDAYGQDKASEPISVATRDPLLGGAFIGVIFYVAILVSVAVLNEISAYGVHWMAAGEMRAGPVMSGQLWRTVTALTLHADALHLISNLVFGSVFGLLAGRILGGGVAWLAIVLGGGFGNLLNAALRDPTHISIGASTAVFAALGTLVALALRPQVDRRSETPMQRWSPLVAGILLLATLGLEGDRTDVLAHVSGFVSGLVIGGLCSLLPTRMLTCERVQFGAATATLATLVVAWVLAAGAR, from the coding sequence ATGCAAGCCATCGTCTTCCAATCTCGACACCGCGCCGCAAGCCAAGAGATTTGCATGGTATTGGAGTCCGTCGGCATCGCGTCCGAGCTCGCTCGGACAGAGTTGGGCTGGGGGGTGGTGGTCAGCAATGATGACCTTGCTGCGGCGAACGCCGAAGTTGATGCGTATGGACAAGACAAGGCCTCTGAACCGATATCGGTCGCAACGCGTGACCCACTGCTCGGCGGCGCGTTTATTGGTGTGATCTTCTACGTCGCGATTCTTGTATCGGTGGCCGTACTCAACGAAATTTCCGCGTATGGTGTGCATTGGATGGCGGCTGGTGAGATGCGTGCAGGCCCAGTGATGTCCGGTCAGCTCTGGCGAACTGTCACAGCACTGACGCTGCACGCCGATGCGCTCCACCTGATCTCCAACCTTGTCTTTGGCAGCGTGTTTGGCTTATTGGCAGGCCGAATTCTGGGCGGCGGTGTGGCGTGGCTCGCGATCGTACTAGGAGGTGGATTCGGGAATCTACTTAACGCAGCCCTGCGCGACCCCACTCACATCTCAATTGGTGCCTCGACGGCGGTGTTCGCCGCCCTCGGCACCCTGGTTGCATTGGCGCTGCGACCTCAGGTTGATCGTCGATCCGAGACACCCATGCAGCGTTGGAGTCCACTGGTCGCGGGAATCTTGTTGCTGGCGACACTTGGCCTCGAAGGCGACCGAACCGATGTGCTCGCCCATGTGTCAGGTTTCGTGTCGGGACTCGTCATCGGCGGTCTATGCAGTCTACTGCCCACACGCATGCTTACCTGCGAGCGTGTGCAGTTCGGTGCGGCGACCGCCACCCTCGCCACTTTGGTGGTTGCGTGGGTACTGGCCGCTGGAGCTAGGTGA
- a CDS encoding transposase: MPRQARGEVLDPSEVQVVHCIQRCVRRAFLCGDDPLTGNSYEHRRAWIRDRLEFLASVFAVDCLTFSVMHNHIHLVLRSRADVAAAWSDEEVARRWLRLFPRRRNEDGSPAEPSKPELDMILNQSEVLSERRTRLSDISWWMRCTAENIARRSNAEDEVRGHFWEGRYRAQILLDESSLLVCAAYVDLNPIRAALAETPETSDYTGAKDRIDDLSEREDRSRPSTHDWERSRRRRRSGWMSPIEIDERFDDVGPAVEPSGRRASNKGFLPVPMARYLELLDWTGRQLRADKIGRIPDHLTPILQRIGLDTHGWCDVVRKFGRIFKRAAGTPESLASEACRRGQSWLCARENPLGLSSV; the protein is encoded by the coding sequence ATGCCTCGTCAAGCTCGTGGTGAAGTTCTCGATCCATCCGAGGTGCAAGTAGTGCATTGCATTCAGAGATGCGTGCGACGTGCGTTTCTCTGTGGAGACGATCCGTTGACGGGCAATTCCTACGAGCACCGGCGAGCTTGGATTCGTGATCGACTGGAGTTCCTAGCTTCGGTCTTCGCGGTGGATTGCTTGACTTTTTCGGTGATGCACAACCACATTCATCTGGTCCTACGCAGTCGGGCGGATGTGGCGGCAGCTTGGTCGGACGAAGAGGTGGCCCGGCGTTGGCTGCGATTATTCCCACGGCGGCGAAACGAAGATGGTTCTCCCGCCGAACCCAGCAAACCGGAACTTGATATGATTCTCAATCAGTCTGAGGTGCTGTCCGAACGTCGCACTCGACTGTCCGATATCAGCTGGTGGATGCGGTGCACCGCTGAGAATATTGCGCGGAGGAGCAATGCTGAAGACGAGGTTCGCGGGCACTTTTGGGAAGGTCGTTATCGAGCACAAATTTTGCTCGATGAGTCCAGCTTGCTCGTGTGTGCGGCGTACGTTGATCTGAATCCGATTCGTGCGGCGTTGGCGGAAACGCCGGAGACCAGCGACTACACCGGAGCGAAGGATCGGATCGATGATCTTAGCGAACGAGAAGATCGGAGTCGGCCGAGCACTCACGACTGGGAGCGGAGTCGTCGTCGACGGCGTAGCGGTTGGATGAGTCCCATCGAGATTGATGAGCGATTCGATGACGTCGGTCCCGCAGTGGAGCCATCTGGACGTCGGGCGAGCAATAAGGGATTTCTACCGGTACCGATGGCGAGGTATTTGGAATTGCTCGATTGGACAGGCCGCCAGTTGCGTGCCGATAAGATCGGTCGCATTCCAGATCACCTGACCCCGATCTTGCAGCGGATCGGCTTGGACACCCACGGTTGGTGCGACGTGGTGCGAAAGTTTGGTCGCATCTTCAAGCGGGCGGCAGGCACGCCGGAGAGTCTCGCGAGTGAAGCATGCCGTCGCGGTCAGAGTTGGCTGTGTGCTCGTGAAAACCCGCTGGGCCTCTCGTCAGTCTGA